The following coding sequences lie in one Chelmon rostratus isolate fCheRos1 chromosome 2, fCheRos1.pri, whole genome shotgun sequence genomic window:
- the fam83e gene encoding uncharacterized protein fam83e isoform X2, giving the protein MSNSQEQSLDEDAVFLPVNESSPQFLHCEKEREAVERLLSEGPEAFYSSIGTERSGCFLSSEEVSQISSWAQDYHFNQLQVQREANGEGGSSEMKDFCSTYFPSYSDTPTPNLDLGWPEKRPWMPKGSITVHTSPPAEGEPPVREIIRQHLQKASQVIAIVTDRLTDGAIIGDLHNAASRGVPVYIILNQRSIQENFTLNRLRHPNMRVRVLGGKTFCSRTGRIVIGEMKDKFLLVDLETTIHGSYSLTWTDAHLHRQLITVVRGPVVDSFDREFRILFAASLPVPEAGRVAGAHVAMTHQLKDFSNLRFQNHIPLEPEIPGPPSPPVGSFLDWDAMGVVQKDRCVPDSPLDQREAVVAKEMQNNMLFDKNTPIMDRINYNGNQFVDKKSNTLLSPNDPTSLDVMKRVEHIIEKAYSRQLSKDKSTNLDDRTTTRADDKAAEPTHNMVVLSSTKRGEHCRREPFLEEESSVNKTSSKVENKPCSRKPLILRVPQSESFSSLSDIMKRLKPQQGTSGQLSGGSKGAVSEMSQSMIDLSVHETDDKGGTPVPRFKAGCFEPDYMTPAFALMKKRNDELKHLLYRTPKNFLPRERPRSSSYALGVDWRRSLAEMEGEQGTGARK; this is encoded by the exons ATGTCGAACTCCCAAGAGCAGAGCCTGGATGAGGATGCAGTGTTCCTGCCGGTGAATGAATCCTCCCCACAGTTCCTCCACTGTGAGAAGGAGCGTGAAGCAGTGGAGAGACTCCTGAGCGAAGGACCGGAGGCCTTCTACAGCTCCATCGGCACAGAGCGCTCCGGATGCTTCCTGTCTTCTGAGGAGGTCAGCCAGATAAGCAGCTGGGCGCAGGACTATCACTTCAACCAGCTACAGGTGCAAAGAGAGGCGAACGGAGAGGGGGGCAGCTCAGAGATGAAGGACTTCTGTTCCACATACTTCCCTTCCTACTCAGACACACCGACCCCGAACCTGGATCTGGGCTGGCCTGAAAAAAGGCCCTGGATGCCAAAAGGCAGCATCACAGTCCACACCAGTCCTCCCGCTGAAGGAGAACCACCTGTCAGAGAGATCATCAGACAGCACTTGCAAAAGGCCAGCCAA GTAATTGCCATTGTGACAGACAGATTGACAGATGGTGCAATAATTGGTGATTTACATAATGCTGCCTCCCGGGGCGTCCCTGTTTACATCATCCTGAACCAGAGGTCCATTCAGGAGAACTTCACGCTCAACAGGCTCAGGCATCCA AACATGCGGGTACGAGTTCTCGGAGGGAAAACCTTCTGTTCGAGAACGGGAAGAATTGTGATCGGGGAGATGAAGGACAAGTTCCTTCTGGTGGATTTAGAGACAACGATTCATGGCAGCTACAG CCTCACATGGACAGACGCCCACCTGCACCGGCAGCTGATCACCGTCGTGCGCGGCCCAGTTGTTGACTCATTTGACAGGGAGTTCCGGATCCTTTTTGCTGCTTCGCTTCCTGTCCCAGAGGCAGGGAGAGTTGCTGGTGCTCATGTAGCTATGACTCATCAGCTGAAAGACTTCTCAAATCTCAGGTTTCAAAATCACATCCCTTTGGAGCCTGAGATTCCCGGCCCTCCATCCCCACCTGTAGGGTCCTTCCTGGACTGGGATGCCATGGGGGTTGTGCAGAAGGACCGCTGCGTCCCTGACAGTCCTCTTGATCAACGTGAGGCGGTCGTGGCCAAGGAAATGCAGAACAACATGCTGTTTGATAAGAACACACCAATTATGGACAGGATAAATTACAATGGGAATCAATTTGTGGATAAGAAGAG CAACACACTGCTGTCGCCAAATGACCCAACAAGTCTGGATGTAATGAAAAG gGTGGAGCACATCATAGAGAAAGCCTATTCCAGGCAACTCTCCAAGGACAAGAGCACCAATTTAGATGACAGAACAACAACGAGAGCTGATGATAAAGCCGCAGAGCCAACGCACAATATGGTCGTACTTTCCTCtacaaagagaggagagcacTGCAGGAGGGAGCCCTTTTTGGAAGAGGAGAGCAGCGTAAATAAAACTAGTTCCAAAGTGGAGAACAAACCATGTTCCAGA AAACCTTTAATCCTGAGGGTGCCGCAGTCCGAGAGCTTCAGCTCCCTGAGCGACATCATGAAGAGGCTTAAGCCTCAGCAGGGCACCTCTGGGCAGCTCAGTGGAGGATCAAAGGGTGCTGTGTCAGAAATGAGCCAGTCCATGATAGACCTGAGCGTTCACGAAACAGATGATAAGGGAGGAACCCCAGTGCCAAGGTTTAAGGCCGGT TGCTTTGAACCAGATTATATGACACCCGCATTTGCcctgatgaagaagaggaatgATGAATTGAAACACCTACTCTACAGAACTCCAAAAAACTTTCTGCCCAGAGAGAGGCCTCGAAGCTCCAGTTATGCATTAGGTGTGGACTGGAGGAGGTcactggcagaaatggaagGAGAACAGGGAACAGGAGcgaggaaataa
- the fam83e gene encoding uncharacterized protein fam83e isoform X1, giving the protein MSNSQEQSLDEDAVFLPVNESSPQFLHCEKEREAVERLLSEGPEAFYSSIGTERSGCFLSSEEVSQISSWAQDYHFNQLQVQREANGEGGSSEMKDFCSTYFPSYSDTPTPNLDLGWPEKRPWMPKGSITVHTSPPAEGEPPVREIIRQHLQKASQVIAIVTDRLTDGAIIGDLHNAASRGVPVYIILNQRSIQENFTLNRLRHPNMRVRVLGGKTFCSRTGRIVIGEMKDKFLLVDLETTIHGSYSLTWTDAHLHRQLITVVRGPVVDSFDREFRILFAASLPVPEAGRVAGAHVAMTHQLKDFSNLRFQNHIPLEPEIPGPPSPPVGSFLDWDAMGVVQKDRCVPDSPLDQREAVVAKEMQNNMLFDKNTPIMDRINYNGNQFVDKKSNTLLSPNDPTSLDVMKRVEHIIEKAYSRQLSKDKSTNLDDRTTTRADDKAAEPTHNMVVLSSTKRGEHCRREPFLEEESSVNKTSSKVENKPCSRKPLILRVPQSESFSSLSDIMKRLKPQQGTSGQLSGGSKGAVSEMSQSMIDLSVHETDDKGGTPVPRFKAGQCFEPDYMTPAFALMKKRNDELKHLLYRTPKNFLPRERPRSSSYALGVDWRRSLAEMEGEQGTGARK; this is encoded by the exons ATGTCGAACTCCCAAGAGCAGAGCCTGGATGAGGATGCAGTGTTCCTGCCGGTGAATGAATCCTCCCCACAGTTCCTCCACTGTGAGAAGGAGCGTGAAGCAGTGGAGAGACTCCTGAGCGAAGGACCGGAGGCCTTCTACAGCTCCATCGGCACAGAGCGCTCCGGATGCTTCCTGTCTTCTGAGGAGGTCAGCCAGATAAGCAGCTGGGCGCAGGACTATCACTTCAACCAGCTACAGGTGCAAAGAGAGGCGAACGGAGAGGGGGGCAGCTCAGAGATGAAGGACTTCTGTTCCACATACTTCCCTTCCTACTCAGACACACCGACCCCGAACCTGGATCTGGGCTGGCCTGAAAAAAGGCCCTGGATGCCAAAAGGCAGCATCACAGTCCACACCAGTCCTCCCGCTGAAGGAGAACCACCTGTCAGAGAGATCATCAGACAGCACTTGCAAAAGGCCAGCCAA GTAATTGCCATTGTGACAGACAGATTGACAGATGGTGCAATAATTGGTGATTTACATAATGCTGCCTCCCGGGGCGTCCCTGTTTACATCATCCTGAACCAGAGGTCCATTCAGGAGAACTTCACGCTCAACAGGCTCAGGCATCCA AACATGCGGGTACGAGTTCTCGGAGGGAAAACCTTCTGTTCGAGAACGGGAAGAATTGTGATCGGGGAGATGAAGGACAAGTTCCTTCTGGTGGATTTAGAGACAACGATTCATGGCAGCTACAG CCTCACATGGACAGACGCCCACCTGCACCGGCAGCTGATCACCGTCGTGCGCGGCCCAGTTGTTGACTCATTTGACAGGGAGTTCCGGATCCTTTTTGCTGCTTCGCTTCCTGTCCCAGAGGCAGGGAGAGTTGCTGGTGCTCATGTAGCTATGACTCATCAGCTGAAAGACTTCTCAAATCTCAGGTTTCAAAATCACATCCCTTTGGAGCCTGAGATTCCCGGCCCTCCATCCCCACCTGTAGGGTCCTTCCTGGACTGGGATGCCATGGGGGTTGTGCAGAAGGACCGCTGCGTCCCTGACAGTCCTCTTGATCAACGTGAGGCGGTCGTGGCCAAGGAAATGCAGAACAACATGCTGTTTGATAAGAACACACCAATTATGGACAGGATAAATTACAATGGGAATCAATTTGTGGATAAGAAGAG CAACACACTGCTGTCGCCAAATGACCCAACAAGTCTGGATGTAATGAAAAG gGTGGAGCACATCATAGAGAAAGCCTATTCCAGGCAACTCTCCAAGGACAAGAGCACCAATTTAGATGACAGAACAACAACGAGAGCTGATGATAAAGCCGCAGAGCCAACGCACAATATGGTCGTACTTTCCTCtacaaagagaggagagcacTGCAGGAGGGAGCCCTTTTTGGAAGAGGAGAGCAGCGTAAATAAAACTAGTTCCAAAGTGGAGAACAAACCATGTTCCAGA AAACCTTTAATCCTGAGGGTGCCGCAGTCCGAGAGCTTCAGCTCCCTGAGCGACATCATGAAGAGGCTTAAGCCTCAGCAGGGCACCTCTGGGCAGCTCAGTGGAGGATCAAAGGGTGCTGTGTCAGAAATGAGCCAGTCCATGATAGACCTGAGCGTTCACGAAACAGATGATAAGGGAGGAACCCCAGTGCCAAGGTTTAAGGCCGGT CAGTGCTTTGAACCAGATTATATGACACCCGCATTTGCcctgatgaagaagaggaatgATGAATTGAAACACCTACTCTACAGAACTCCAAAAAACTTTCTGCCCAGAGAGAGGCCTCGAAGCTCCAGTTATGCATTAGGTGTGGACTGGAGGAGGTcactggcagaaatggaagGAGAACAGGGAACAGGAGcgaggaaataa
- the utp3 gene encoding something about silencing protein 10 produces MVRVKRGKPVQRLKKTEQYDGDDPEAYRNMPVPDKKSSQYTKDKIDEFHDEKIAKLLASGVQIESDPEEVDDEEEVMALDDSESEEEEEEEEEEEEEGTDMESDLEEKKEEDLPNEMAWGTKKKMFYDTDIVTTKGKLREELEAEEQEEEEEAKIIQKRLAANLSEEDYDLNFFQDFAVVEKDETKKVEKEERIVKDLKQMSQKEKIKLLKKESPELLELIQDFKAKLTELKDELQPLIQMVKDGKIPPGKGADYLKTKQQLYLNYCTNISFYMVLKAKRIPAHHHPVIERLLTYRNLINELGPVDARLAPQFRKLLAGEEADKSTSRPAEGQKSRISSKKEKDSGAAIPEADEDSDSDLDEEAALRFYRDVAERLKLKRKGNDPEAEELEENEDEEEESDPDAKRGITYQMAKNKGLTPKRKKIDRNPRVKHREKFRRAKIRRKGQVREVRREETRYSGEMSGIRAGVKKSVKLK; encoded by the exons ATGGTTCGAGTAAAAAG GGGGAAGCCTGTACAGAGGCTAAAAAAGACAGAGCAGTACGATGGAGATGACCCTGAAGCCTACAGAAACATGCCTGTCCCTGATAAG AAATCGTCACAGTACACAAAGGATAAAATCGATGAGTTTCACGATGAGAAGATTGCA AAACTTCTCGCCAGTGGTGTTCAAATTGAGAGTGACCCAGAGGAAGTGGATGATGAG gaggaggtgatggCACTGGATGATTCtgagtcagaggaggaagaggaggaggaggaggaagaagaagaagaggggacaGACATGGAGAGTGATCTcgaggagaaaaaagaagaag ATCTTCCTAATGAAATGGCGTGGGGCACCAAGAAGAAGATGTTCTATGACACTGACATTGTGACCACCA AAGGTAAATTAAGAGAAGAGTTGGAAGCTgaggaacaagaggaagaagaagaggctaAAATTATCCAAAAGCGTTTAGCTGCAAATCTGAGCGAGGAGGATTATGATTTAAACTTTTTCcag GACTTTGCTGTGGTGGAGAAGGACGAAACGAAGAAGgtagaaaaggaggagaggattGTGAAAGACCTGAAGCAGATGTCCcagaaggaaaaaataaaacttttgaaGAAGGAGTCACCAGAGCTGCTTGAACTTATTCAGGATTTCAAGGCAAAG CTCACTGAACTGAAGGATGAGCTGCAGCCCCTCATTCAGATGGTCAAGGATGGAAAGATCCCACCAGGAAAG GGTGCTGACTACCTcaagacaaaacagcagctttatcTCAA TTACTGTACAAACATCAGTTTCTACATGGTTCTGAAAGCGAAACGAATCCCGGCTCATCACCATCCTGTGATTGAAAGACTGCTCACCTACAGAAAT CTCATCAATGAACTAGGTCCAGTAGATGCTCGGCTTGCACCACAGTTTCGCAAGCTACTGGCTGGTGAGGAGGCAGACAAATCCAccagcagaccagcagaggGCCAAAAGAGCAGAATCTCCAGTAAGAAGGAAAAG GATTCTGGAGCAGCTATacctgaggctgatgaggaCTCAGACTCTGATCTGGACGAGGAAGCGGCTTTACGTTTCTACAGAGATGTGGCAGAACGATTGAAATTGAAGAGAAAGGGCAATGACCCAGAGGCTGAGGA GCTGGAGGAgaatgaagatgaggaggaagagtctGATCCAGACGCAAAGAGAGGAATCACTTACCAG ATGGCCAAGAACAAGGGGCTCAcaccaaagaggaagaaaattgACCGCAATCCCAGAGTCAAGCACAGAGAGAAGTTCAGACGGGCCAAGATCCGCAGAAAGGGCCAG GTCCGTGAGGTTCGTCGGGAGGAGACACGGTACAGCGGAGAGATGTCTGGTATTCGTGCTGGTGTCAAGAAGAGTGTCAAACTTAAGTAA
- the ppcs gene encoding phosphopantothenate--cysteine ligase, translating to MAEPRISSIDGKLAEEFAVPSHVEEVKEKMATFAEHHAAAGRRVVLITSGGTKVPLESRTVRFLDNFSSGRRGASSAEYFIESGYAVIFLHRHRSLYPYTRMFSTMNILDALKFRGGDGASSNSGEVVVNQQVLPNIAKVLKRYHEVKENRLLLPVEFNTLSEYLHLLKAAAQALSTIGSKAMFYLAAAVSDFYIPASEMPEHKIQSSNGPLQLSMNMVPKILSPLVKDWAPQAFVISFKLETDASILLDKARRALETYRHQAVVANVLDSRRGYVVVVTPETQAELILTEEDEKNEVEIEVRIVSNLTSAHNKFIIQQGG from the exons ATGGCTGAACCCAGAATATCTTCCATTGATGGGAAGTTAGCTGAGGAATTTGCTGTTCCCTCCCATGTCGAGGAGGTCAAAGAGAAGATGGCCACTTTTGCCGAGCATCATGCGGCAGCAGGTCGCAGGGTGGTCCTCATCACATCAGGAGGCACCAAAGTTCCCCTAGAGTCCCGCACTGTTCGCTTCCTTGACAACTTCAGCAGCGGCAGACGAGGAGCCTCCTCAGCAGAGTATTTCATAGAGTCGGGCTACGCCGTTATTTTCCTACACAGGCATCGCTCACTCTACCCCTACACACGTATGTTCTCCACCATGAACATCCTGGATGCCCTGAAGTTCAGAGGTGGAGATGGAGCATCCAGTAACTCTGGTGAAGTGGTGGTTAACCAGCAGGTACTTCCAAACATTGCCAAAGTGCTGAAGCGATACcatgaagtgaaagaaaacagacttcTTCTGCCCGTTGAGTTCAACACCCTGTCAGAGTATCTGCATCTactcaaagcagcagcacaggcacTCAGCACAATAG GATCCAAGGCCATGTTTTACTTGGCTGCAGCGGTGTCTGATTTCTATATCCCAGCATCAGAGATGCCTGAACACAAAATCCAGTCGTCCAATGGACCTCTTCAa ctcagcatGAACATGGTCCCAAAGATTCTGTCCCCTTTAGTTAAGGACTGGGCACCTCAGGCATTTGTCATATCTTTTAAGCTGGAGACAGACGCATCCATTCTGCTGGATAAGGCTCGACGGGCTCTGGAGACCTACAGGCACCAGGCAGTGGTGGCCAATGTACTGGACTCTAGACGGGGTTATGTGGTGGTGGTGACCCCTGAGACTCAGGCTGAGCTGATCctcacagaggaagatgagaagaATGAAGTGGAGATAGAGGTCAGGATAGTGAGCAACCTCACATCAGCACACAACAAGTTCATAATTCAACAAGGGGGTTGA